In Spirosoma aureum, a single genomic region encodes these proteins:
- the leuS gene encoding leucine--tRNA ligase: MDYNHRQTEQKWQRFWDDNHTYKPETHTARPKYYVLDMFPYPSGAGLHVGHPLGYIASDIVSRYKRLKGFNVLHPMGFDSFGLPAEQYAIQTGQHPALTTEQNLTRYIEQLKNIGFSYDWTREVRTSDPAFYKWTQWIFMELFRSWYNKDTDRAEPIETLTDKFATNGTTDVHAVCDDDVPTFTAAEWNAMSTRESYEITLKYRLTYLAEAVVNWCPALGTVLANDEVKDGVSERGGYPVEQKLMRQWMMRITAYADRLLTGLDTIDWTESLKEQQRNWIGKSVGASVKFPISSKQRIGGEEVSVPSSYIEVFTTRVDTIYGVSFMVLAPEHELVADLTTPEQKEAVKAYIDAAKLRSERDRMADTKAVTGVFTGSYCINPLSGEEVPIYLADYVLAGYGTGAVMAVPSGDQRDWNFATHFGLPIIPILDAQKDIDQQADNTKEGHYINSGIINGLTYKEATTLLVSWLEERGLGRGKINYRMRDAVFSRQRYWGEPVPVYFKDGGSTGRLPYLIDESDLPLELPAVDKYLPTETGEPPLGRAEGWKYKGEYDYELSTMPGWAGSSWYWYRYMDPQNDSVFASKEAIDYWQNVDLYIGGTEHATGHLLYSRFWNKFLKDRGNVPQEEPFRKLINQGMIQGRSNFVYRLKGTGVEGSSPVFISLGQVGNREVTPLHVDVNIVENDVLDIDAFRKSRPDLTENAEFILEEDGRYIVGAEVEKMSKSKFNVVNPDMIVEKYGADVLRLYEMFLGPLEQAKPWNTNGIDGVYRFIRKFWRLFYKDNATGESQWIVTDEQPTPAELKILHKTIQKAESDIDAYSFNTSVSSFMICVNELATLNCHKRAILQDLVLILSPYAPHITEELWAALGNEPGTISKATFPTFNPNYLVEDAFEYPIQINGKVRTTISFAIDRAPTEIEREVLADEIVQKWLEGKSPKKVVVVPKRIVNVVI, from the coding sequence ATGGATTACAATCACCGCCAGACCGAGCAGAAATGGCAACGGTTCTGGGACGATAACCATACCTACAAACCAGAAACTCATACGGCCCGTCCGAAGTACTACGTACTCGACATGTTTCCGTATCCATCGGGCGCAGGCCTGCACGTTGGGCACCCACTCGGCTACATTGCATCCGACATTGTGTCGCGCTATAAGCGGCTGAAGGGCTTTAATGTGCTGCATCCTATGGGTTTCGACTCGTTTGGTCTACCAGCCGAACAGTATGCCATCCAAACAGGGCAGCATCCGGCCTTAACGACTGAGCAGAACCTGACCCGCTATATCGAACAACTCAAAAACATCGGTTTCAGTTATGACTGGACCCGCGAAGTTCGCACCTCCGATCCGGCGTTCTATAAATGGACGCAGTGGATCTTCATGGAGTTGTTCCGCAGCTGGTACAATAAAGACACTGACCGGGCTGAACCGATTGAGACGCTCACAGATAAGTTTGCCACCAACGGCACAACTGATGTCCATGCGGTTTGTGATGATGATGTTCCGACATTCACGGCCGCCGAATGGAATGCCATGTCAACGCGGGAATCTTACGAGATAACCTTAAAATATCGCCTGACCTATCTGGCGGAAGCCGTTGTAAACTGGTGTCCGGCATTAGGTACCGTTCTGGCAAACGACGAAGTAAAAGACGGCGTTTCGGAGCGGGGTGGCTACCCGGTCGAGCAGAAGCTCATGCGCCAGTGGATGATGCGCATCACGGCCTACGCCGACCGACTCTTGACGGGTCTGGACACGATCGACTGGACCGAATCTCTGAAAGAACAGCAACGCAACTGGATTGGCAAATCAGTCGGAGCCAGTGTAAAATTCCCGATCAGCTCGAAACAGCGCATTGGTGGCGAAGAGGTGTCCGTGCCTTCATCCTACATTGAAGTTTTTACGACCCGTGTCGATACGATTTATGGCGTTTCGTTCATGGTACTGGCTCCTGAGCATGAACTGGTCGCCGACTTGACCACTCCCGAACAAAAGGAAGCCGTAAAAGCCTATATCGACGCGGCTAAACTCCGTTCCGAGCGCGACCGGATGGCTGATACAAAAGCCGTTACGGGTGTATTTACGGGCAGTTACTGCATAAATCCGCTTTCTGGTGAAGAAGTCCCGATCTATCTGGCCGATTACGTTTTAGCGGGTTATGGCACCGGTGCAGTCATGGCCGTTCCGTCGGGCGATCAGCGCGACTGGAATTTTGCCACCCATTTCGGTTTGCCGATTATACCGATTCTGGATGCCCAGAAGGATATCGACCAACAGGCTGATAACACAAAAGAAGGTCACTACATCAACTCAGGGATCATTAACGGACTGACCTATAAAGAAGCCACTACCTTGCTGGTTAGTTGGCTGGAAGAACGAGGATTAGGCCGTGGAAAGATCAACTACCGGATGCGCGATGCGGTATTCAGCCGTCAGCGTTACTGGGGTGAACCCGTTCCTGTATACTTCAAGGATGGCGGTTCGACAGGTCGATTACCCTATCTGATCGACGAAAGCGATTTGCCGCTGGAGTTGCCTGCCGTTGATAAATATCTACCTACCGAAACAGGTGAACCACCGCTGGGCCGCGCCGAAGGCTGGAAATACAAGGGCGAGTATGACTATGAGTTGAGCACGATGCCGGGCTGGGCGGGCTCGTCCTGGTACTGGTATCGCTACATGGACCCGCAGAACGATTCGGTTTTCGCGAGCAAAGAAGCCATTGACTACTGGCAGAACGTGGATCTTTACATCGGGGGAACCGAACACGCGACAGGCCACTTGCTTTACAGCCGTTTCTGGAACAAATTCCTGAAAGACCGTGGCAATGTCCCTCAGGAAGAGCCATTTCGGAAACTGATCAATCAGGGCATGATTCAGGGACGGTCAAACTTTGTGTATCGCCTGAAAGGTACGGGAGTCGAAGGGTCTTCGCCCGTTTTCATTTCGCTGGGTCAGGTTGGTAATCGTGAGGTTACTCCTTTACACGTCGATGTCAATATCGTTGAAAACGATGTGCTCGACATTGACGCATTCAGAAAATCCCGCCCGGATTTGACTGAAAACGCGGAGTTCATTCTGGAAGAAGATGGTCGCTATATCGTTGGCGCAGAGGTTGAAAAGATGTCGAAGTCGAAGTTCAACGTCGTCAATCCCGATATGATCGTGGAGAAATACGGTGCTGACGTCTTGCGGTTATACGAAATGTTCCTCGGTCCGCTTGAGCAGGCTAAACCCTGGAATACCAACGGTATTGATGGTGTATATCGCTTCATCCGTAAGTTCTGGCGACTATTCTACAAAGACAACGCTACCGGCGAAAGTCAATGGATTGTCACCGATGAGCAGCCGACACCCGCTGAGTTAAAAATTCTGCACAAGACGATTCAGAAAGCGGAAAGCGATATAGATGCGTATTCGTTCAACACGTCGGTCAGTTCGTTTATGATCTGCGTGAATGAGCTGGCCACGTTAAATTGCCACAAACGCGCCATTTTGCAGGATCTGGTGTTGATTCTGTCGCCATATGCTCCACACATTACGGAGGAGTTGTGGGCCGCCCTTGGCAATGAACCCGGAACCATCTCCAAAGCAACATTCCCAACGTTCAACCCGAATTATCTGGTTGAGGATGCGTTCGAATACCCGATCCAGATCAACGGCAAAGTTCGGACTACGATCAGTTTCGCCATCGACCGCGCCCCGACCGAAATCGAACGCGAAGTGCTGGCCGACGAAATCGTCCAGAAATGGCTGGAGGGAAAATCGCCGAAGAAAGTCGTTGTCGTACCAAAACGAATTGTGAATGTGGTCATTTAA
- a CDS encoding fused MFS/spermidine synthase: protein MPTSTTRQPLVVLLLFFLSGFAALLYQVVWQRLLVFYTGSDTVSISLIVSAFMTGLGIGYLVGGSLADRSSPKQNLRFFVGAELGIMFFALFSKTILYDVLYQSNNLPTDQPLAVYAIVFSIVLFPTFLMGVSLPVLSRAFQFGDMEQQSRYISMLYFINTLGAAVGAFVTGFLLVRRIGFDNAIWVGALMNGFCVIGAWSMGRWSEISNKASKRHSEFGESMLKNIDLQPTPFRLTRTLVVWSVQYALSGFAALSLELIWFRILETLIKSVSLTFAMLLAVYLGSLAIGTAVGTWLVRRPVYQSTARRERTFLVAQVLLYCYTALSAGVFVIAISRLSGLQFLWDYFNSGEPVLSPRFSLFTYGAVPLFLLGLPTFLMGLSFSLSQSLIQDNYTEVGRKVGWLQFINIVGSALGAWAVTWIGFSYIGTATLLKSIAALSIGYMVILLLRRHWSVLTTMMAGALSLAAMLSIPDNARFWQLLNGVTKSELFVFDENESAVSVIKIGPDQRTGTVFVNGLGQSGLPYHIDAVHTLLGALPVMVHPNPKQVAVIGLGSGGTVNGIAGRSETNRIDCFEIASNQALVLANYADRVGDTTVNRVLSDPRLHLIFRDGRYAIRNSKTRYDVIEADALRPLSAYSGNIYSKEYFELIRERLKPGGIAVTWCPTARVLHTFRAVFPYVAYCDKLVLLGSNQPISLDWPVIEQRAKTPFSQQHFARSGIDIWPLLNHYRLEMRLLPKVTGLQLEINTDLFPRDEYSIRVQDRASF from the coding sequence ATGCCTACCTCTACGACCCGCCAGCCCCTTGTGGTGCTGCTACTCTTCTTTTTATCTGGTTTTGCGGCTCTGCTGTATCAGGTAGTCTGGCAGCGCCTGCTGGTATTCTATACAGGTTCCGATACGGTCAGCATCAGTCTGATTGTATCGGCCTTTATGACGGGCTTAGGAATTGGCTACCTGGTTGGCGGATCGCTGGCAGATCGGTCGTCGCCGAAGCAGAATCTGCGTTTTTTTGTAGGAGCTGAGCTGGGCATTATGTTTTTTGCCCTTTTCAGCAAAACAATTCTCTACGACGTTCTTTATCAGTCCAATAATTTACCAACGGATCAGCCATTGGCCGTGTATGCCATTGTATTTAGTATTGTCCTGTTCCCTACTTTTTTAATGGGCGTATCCTTACCTGTCTTGTCGCGCGCCTTTCAATTCGGCGATATGGAGCAGCAGTCGCGATACATCAGTATGTTGTATTTTATCAATACGCTCGGAGCCGCTGTAGGTGCTTTTGTTACCGGTTTTTTGCTGGTTCGCCGAATTGGCTTCGATAACGCCATCTGGGTTGGTGCCCTAATGAATGGTTTCTGTGTAATTGGTGCATGGAGCATGGGGCGCTGGTCAGAAATCTCAAATAAAGCATCGAAGAGACACAGCGAGTTCGGGGAATCGATGCTGAAAAACATCGATTTGCAACCAACTCCCTTCCGTCTAACGCGTACGCTTGTGGTTTGGTCAGTTCAGTATGCTTTATCAGGCTTTGCGGCTCTTTCGCTGGAGCTTATCTGGTTCCGTATACTGGAAACATTGATTAAATCCGTGTCACTAACGTTCGCCATGCTTCTTGCCGTTTACCTTGGCTCTTTAGCCATTGGCACAGCAGTAGGTACCTGGCTCGTGCGCCGACCTGTGTATCAGTCAACCGCCCGCCGGGAACGAACCTTTCTGGTTGCTCAGGTGCTACTCTACTGTTATACAGCCCTGTCGGCAGGTGTGTTTGTCATTGCCATCAGTCGACTATCCGGTCTACAATTTCTTTGGGATTATTTTAACAGTGGTGAACCTGTTTTAAGCCCCCGTTTCAGCCTGTTTACATATGGGGCTGTGCCTCTGTTTTTATTGGGTCTTCCTACCTTCCTGATGGGCTTGAGTTTTTCCTTATCACAGTCGTTGATTCAGGACAATTACACCGAGGTGGGTCGAAAGGTGGGCTGGTTGCAGTTTATTAACATCGTGGGTTCAGCTTTAGGGGCGTGGGCAGTTACCTGGATCGGTTTTTCCTATATCGGTACAGCAACGCTATTAAAAAGTATTGCCGCACTAAGTATTGGTTATATGGTTATTTTACTCCTCCGTCGGCATTGGTCTGTACTGACTACGATGATGGCTGGGGCATTATCTCTAGCAGCGATGCTAAGTATTCCCGACAACGCCCGATTCTGGCAGCTACTTAATGGAGTGACGAAATCAGAGCTTTTTGTTTTTGATGAAAACGAATCAGCAGTATCAGTTATCAAAATAGGACCCGATCAACGAACAGGCACTGTATTTGTAAATGGCCTTGGGCAAAGTGGCCTCCCATATCATATTGATGCTGTTCATACGCTTCTGGGCGCATTACCCGTAATGGTTCATCCCAATCCGAAGCAGGTTGCCGTAATTGGACTGGGCTCGGGTGGAACGGTCAATGGAATTGCCGGACGATCGGAAACGAACCGGATCGATTGCTTTGAGATCGCATCGAATCAGGCGCTGGTATTAGCCAATTATGCCGACCGCGTTGGCGATACTACTGTGAATAGGGTGTTGAGTGATCCACGACTGCATTTGATTTTCCGTGACGGGCGCTATGCCATTCGCAACAGTAAAACTCGGTATGATGTTATCGAAGCAGATGCGCTCCGTCCCCTTTCAGCCTATTCCGGTAACATCTACTCAAAAGAATATTTTGAACTGATTCGGGAACGACTTAAGCCAGGCGGGATTGCCGTTACCTGGTGTCCTACAGCCCGTGTGCTGCATACTTTTCGGGCAGTTTTCCCCTATGTTGCTTATTGCGACAAACTGGTTTTGCTCGGAAGCAATCAGCCTATTTCTCTAGATTGGCCAGTCATTGAACAACGGGCGAAGACCCCCTTCAGCCAGCAACATTTTGCCCGATCTGGAATCGATATCTGGCCACTATTGAATCATTACCGATTGGAAATGCGCCTGTTGCCAAAGGTTACCGGGCTGCAACTTGAAATCAATACCGACCTTTTCCCCAGAGATGAATACAGCATCCGGGTTCAGGACAGGGCAAGCTTTTAA
- a CDS encoding LLM class flavin-dependent oxidoreductase produces the protein MIPFSILDLSPIVAGSTASQALHNSLDLARHAEQLGFNRYWVAEHHNMPGIASAATSVVIGYIAGGTTTIRVGAGGIMLPNHSPLVIAEQFGTLESLYPGRIDLGLGRAPGADQVTARALRREATDVDTFPQDVVELMHYFQPDESNQFVQAIPGVGLAIPVWILGSSLFGAQLAAMLGLPYAFASHFSPTQLMRALEVYRSRFKPSEYLKEPYAMVAVNVVAADTDQEAERLFTSVQQQFLHIRRGKARQMQPPVDDLTALWPDYELAGIEQVLSCSAVGSPETVQRGLANLIEQTKADELIISVPIFDHQARRHSVEIAAKVREALASQQAVSSIK, from the coding sequence ATGATTCCCTTTTCAATTCTGGATCTTTCACCCATTGTTGCCGGTAGCACCGCATCGCAGGCTTTGCATAATTCACTGGACCTCGCCCGGCATGCCGAACAGTTGGGCTTTAATCGCTACTGGGTCGCCGAACACCACAATATGCCGGGGATAGCCAGCGCGGCTACTTCGGTTGTTATCGGTTATATCGCCGGTGGTACAACAACGATCCGGGTAGGAGCGGGCGGTATTATGTTACCTAATCATTCACCCCTGGTGATAGCCGAGCAGTTTGGTACGCTGGAGTCCCTTTATCCGGGTCGGATCGATCTCGGATTAGGCCGTGCACCTGGTGCCGATCAGGTAACTGCCAGGGCGCTCCGCCGGGAGGCTACCGATGTCGATACGTTTCCGCAGGATGTTGTTGAACTGATGCACTATTTTCAGCCCGATGAGTCGAATCAGTTTGTGCAGGCTATACCGGGTGTAGGGCTCGCTATTCCTGTCTGGATTTTGGGTTCGAGCTTATTTGGGGCACAACTGGCCGCCATGCTTGGATTGCCCTATGCGTTTGCTTCCCATTTCTCCCCAACGCAGCTCATGCGGGCGCTGGAAGTTTATCGGTCGCGGTTTAAACCATCTGAGTACCTGAAAGAACCCTACGCAATGGTCGCAGTAAATGTGGTCGCGGCTGATACGGATCAGGAAGCAGAACGCCTGTTTACATCGGTTCAACAACAGTTTCTGCACATTCGTCGCGGAAAAGCCCGCCAGATGCAACCTCCCGTCGATGACCTGACTGCTCTCTGGCCAGATTATGAACTGGCGGGAATCGAACAGGTACTTAGCTGCTCAGCAGTCGGTTCACCCGAAACTGTTCAGCGCGGACTGGCCAACCTGATTGAACAGACCAAAGCGGATGAATTGATCATTTCGGTTCCAATTTTTGATCATCAGGCGCGTCGACACTCGGTCGAAATTGCGGCAAAGGTACGTGAAGCACTGGCTTCTCAGCAGGCCGTGTCGAGTATAAAGTAA